TGGAAGTTACCATTTGGAGCAACCTATGGTCCTTAATGTTCCCAAGCCTGTGCTCGGGATAGACAAAGTGATCGCAGGAGTACAGGCTTCCATCGGCCTCCAGTGCAAGTGCCCTTCCACAAGTCTCGGAGAAGATACACAACGATGCCTCCATACCGAGCCACTGGGCAAGAGCACACTCAAAGAGAAAGACAAAGACTTTGCCAATATCTTCCCTGTACCAGATATCGAAAACACCGTTGAGAAAACTCCCGTAGTCTTCAGGAACGACCGACCAATCGGCAACGAGCGAACCATGCTTACCTGGCAGGGCTTCGGGAGATCCTGTAGTCGGCATACTTTCTTCAGAAATGAACGTAGTGGGCGAGCTTCTAAATACCTTCGGTTCTGCGATAGGAATAAACTGCATTCTGGTTGAACCGGCTGTATCCCTCAAAAAGCGATACACTTCTCTAGGATACTTCGCGTTTATTCTGTTGACCACGGTCAGGGTGTTGAAGGGAATCTCGTACTTGTGCAAAAGCTTTATGGCATTGAAGACCTTCTGGAAGGTCGGGTCGCCGCTCCTTGTCTTTCTGTAAACGTTATGCAGTCTCTCTGGCCCATCGATGCTTATTCCTACGAGAAAGCTGTGTTCTTTGAGAAACTCGCACCACTTTTCATCGAGCAATGTTCCGTTTGTCTGAAGGTCGTTGGCAACTTTCTTGCCTGGAGGGCAATACAGCCTCTCGTATTCGACAATCTTCCTGAAGAAATCTACACCGAGAAGAGTAGGTTCCCCTCCTTGCCAGGTGAAGACTATCTCTGGAACTGTTTGTCAGTTGATGTACTCATAGATGAACCTCTCTAGAACCTCATCGCTCACAATATTTCTACTGCTTATTAGCTCCTGTTTATGCAGATAGAAGCAGTAGGCACAGTCGAGATTGCATAGTGCTCCCGTGGGTTTGACCATAACGTGAAACGCATTGATCCTTTGCCTTGTTTTCCAATCGACTGCGCCCTCTGCCATTTACTACTCTCCCTCTCTGCGAACTATTTCTGGTTCGTTCTAGTGACCCGTAATTATGTTGACTCCCGGTGGGTATTCACGGAATGTAGCTATGTGCTTCTGCATCGCTTCTATGAATAGATCCGTGAAAACGAGTTTTCTTATCGAGACGTTGTGTTCTTCCTTCGGATCCAGATAAAGATTGTACAGGTGATAATACGGGAAGGCCATTATATAACCGGTGAAACCTCCAGGATTCACGATTCCCTCGCCCGAATCCGATTCAGCAAACTGCACATACTTGTACTCGGCCAACCTTACAGCGGAGAAGTAGCTCATTAGCCAGTAGTAGATATACTTCCTGTTTGAGAGTCCTTCCTCAGCTAGGAGGAATGAAGTCTGGTCTACGCCGTCGATATACCTGTCGGTGGGGATAGAATCGGCTGCTCCTGCGAGTGTAAGGCATGTATTGAAGATATCGGAGATATCGAATAATCCGTCCGAGACGCGCCCGGGTTCTACCATGCCCTTCCAGTAGAAGATCGCCGGAACTCTGACTCCGCCTTCCCAGGTCGAACCTTTTGCACCTCTGAACGGCGAGTAGGCGCTGTCAGGCCAGGATTCCATTTCGGGACCGTTGTCGGAAGCGATGAAAATCAGCGTGTTCTCAAGTTGTCCCGTTCTCTCGAGCGCTTCGACCAGCTCACCAAGTATGTCATCAAGCTCGACGATCGTGTCTTTGTAGGCCTGCTTTGCCGGAGATAACCCCTTGTACTCGTCTCTGGGATAGTTGTCGAAGTGGGCGCCTCTCGTGCAGTGGTAAAGGAAGAAGGGTTGGTCACTATCGGCCATCTTCTCTATGAACTCAATCGAGTAGTCCTTCCAATACTCGTCGAGATGAGATGATACTTCGATATCTATCTCTTTTATCTGTTCTATGGTGCCGCCCTTTTCAGCGTGAACCCAATACTTCTCGAAAGCAAACTCGCGCATCATTTCAGTTCTCTCTTCGCTGTAAACGATTTCGGGGTAGAAGTAAGGATCTCTCCACTCCGTGTAGAGATCCGATACGCTGAGAAAACCCGAAAAGTCGTCAAACCCGACATTCTGAGGCTGCGAACCGGGATTTTCTCCCATGTGCCACTTGCCTACCGCCTGGGTGACATAACCAGCATCGCTCAACAACTGGGCAAGTGTAATCGCGTCTGTCAAACCTCCCGCTTCGTTGTATAAAGTCGGTCTGAGTATTCCGTGTCTTACGGGAAGTTGCCCGGTCAGAAGAGTTGCTCTAGTCGGCGAAGAAGACGGTTGAGAATAGGCGGAAGTCAGCATGAGTCCGTCTCTTGCAAGAGCATCCATGTTTGGAGTCGGTGCTCCTACAGCGACACCTCCACCGTAAACCCCAAGGTCTCCCCAACCGACATCATCCATTAGATACACAAGAATATTCGGCCGCCTGCCCGTTCTGCTCTCAAACTCGGCCAACTTCGCCATGGCCTCTTCTCTCTGCTCGGCATGAGTATTACCTCCTCCAGATTCGGGGCCGGTTTCACCGTTTCGAGCGCCATAGTGTCTTCATAGTTGGCAGCAAGCGCTGATGTGAAAGCGAGAGCGCTTCCGGTGGCTCCGATAAGCACTCTTCTGAGTAGCCTGGAACTTTGAATTTCCATACAACCATCTCCTCTTGGATTCACTTTCAAGAATCTGTTCTGGAAGCTAGAAACTATCCAACAAAACTGGAAAGCAGCATTCCGAGATCGCTCTCGCATAGCCTCATCGGCAGAAAAAGAAAACAAGCAAGGATAGTTCACAGAGTCACGAAATAAATACCTTCAAGATACTATCACAAAGGTCTTCATAATCAGAGCAAACACCAGATATTTCCGCAATGAAACTCTCACTGTTCAAATCATGAACGATCGAACAGCAAGTCTTTCCTAATAATTACTCCTGGCCAGCTTTGAGACATACAATAATTCACTTATGAGAAACTCCTGGGAAATTAACATATTTTGATATTTAGATTTTGCAGAACAGCAATGGAAAGACGAAGTGATAAATTCGTTTGATTCATACAAATCGAATTCGCTTGTCCTGAAGAGAGCCGGTGATATATTATTACAAGGCGCCACGCAAACCAACTTACCCTAATCCTCAAACAGAATGCTCCTTGAAAGTGTGGAGGCGATCTTATGAAGAAGGTAACGTAAATCCTAATCTCGATAGTATCTATAGCCATCTTCGTCACTGTTCTAGTGCTTGCACTGAAACCGGCAAAGGAGTCCCCTCCGGCCGAAAGCATCGTGGATATGGTTCTCGTGGAAAACGGTTCCTTCACTATGGGTGACACATGGGGAAATGGAAAGGATGACGAGAAACCTGCTCATGAAGTCACGATCTCCTATGATTTCGAAATGGGGAAATATGAGA
This sequence is a window from Mesotoga sp. Brook.08.105.5.1. Protein-coding genes within it:
- a CDS encoding anaerobic sulfatase maturase produces the protein MVFTWQGGEPTLLGVDFFRKIVEYERLYCPPGKKVANDLQTNGTLLDEKWCEFLKEHSFLVGISIDGPERLHNVYRKTRSGDPTFQKVFNAIKLLHKYEIPFNTLTVVNRINAKYPREVYRFLRDTAGSTRMQFIPIAEPKVFRSSPTTFISEESMPTTGSPEALPGKHGSLVADWSVVPEDYGSFLNGVFDIWYREDIGKVFVFLFECALAQWLGMEASLCIFSETCGRALALEADGSLYSCDHFVYPEHRLGNIKDHRLLQMVTSTSQTVFGVSKAAALPEYCNRCEYLFACHGECPKNRFVKTPDGEPGLNYLCAGLKKYFHHIYPYMKELAEILRATKQKKI
- a CDS encoding arylsulfatase, which produces MAKLAEFESRTGRRPNILVYLMDDVGWGDLGVYGGGVAVGAPTPNMDALARDGLMLTSAYSQPSSSPTRATLLTGQLPVRHGILRPTLYNEAGGLTDAITLAQLLSDAGYVTQAVGKWHMGENPGSQPQNVGFDDFSGFLSVSDLYTEWRDPYFYPEIVYSEERTEMMREFAFEKYWVHAEKGGTIEQIKEIDIEVSSHLDEYWKDYSIEFIEKMADSDQPFFLYHCTRGAHFDNYPRDEYKGLSPAKQAYKDTIVELDDILGELVEALERTGQLENTLIFIASDNGPEMESWPDSAYSPFRGAKGSTWEGGVRVPAIFYWKGMVEPGRVSDGLFDISDIFNTCLTLAGAADSIPTDRYIDGVDQTSFLLAEEGLSNRKYIYYWLMSYFSAVRLAEYKYVQFAESDSGEGIVNPGGFTGYIMAFPYYHLYNLYLDPKEEHNVSIRKLVFTDLFIEAMQKHIATFREYPPGVNIITGH